In Actinomycetota bacterium, a single window of DNA contains:
- a CDS encoding dihydropteroate synthase, translated as METVLTGRNCEIRFGQGLPTVFIAERINPTGRKSLAEELKLGKLDMVEKDAIEQTNAGAHIIDINVGAVGVDEVDLLPKAVKKVMEVTDRPICIDSANHKALEAALNVCPYKVLINSVNGEEESMEYMLPIVKESGSAAVCLTMDSRGIPNDPFERFEIAKRIINRARSLGIKREDLVFDPLVMGAATDSNAGKICLDSMRMIVKEFGVSTTGGFSNISFGMPDREFLNVNFIVMGIMAGLCAPITDVLMKSLAPAVKAADFLAGKDAYGMNYISMYRKK; from the coding sequence ATGGAAACCGTTTTAACCGGAAGAAACTGTGAAATCAGGTTCGGGCAAGGTTTGCCGACTGTTTTTATCGCGGAAAGAATTAATCCTACAGGCAGAAAATCCCTGGCTGAAGAACTTAAGCTTGGCAAGCTGGATATGGTTGAAAAAGATGCCATTGAACAGACAAATGCAGGTGCCCATATTATTGATATAAACGTAGGAGCAGTCGGGGTTGATGAAGTGGATCTTCTCCCAAAGGCAGTAAAAAAAGTTATGGAAGTAACTGACAGACCTATATGTATTGATTCGGCAAATCACAAAGCTCTCGAAGCAGCTCTGAATGTGTGTCCCTACAAAGTTCTGATAAATTCGGTCAATGGTGAAGAAGAATCTATGGAATATATGTTGCCTATAGTAAAAGAAAGCGGTTCTGCGGCAGTATGTCTCACCATGGACAGCAGAGGAATACCGAATGATCCCTTTGAAAGGTTTGAGATAGCAAAAAGAATTATAAACCGTGCCCGGTCTCTTGGCATAAAAAGAGAAGATCTTGTTTTTGACCCCCTTGTTATGGGTGCTGCCACTGATAGCAATGCTGGAAAGATATGTCTTGACAGCATGAGGATGATTGTAAAGGAATTTGGTGTTTCTACTACCGGTGGATTTTCAAACATAAGTTTCGGCATGCCTGACAGAGAATTTCTGAATGTTAATTTTATTGTCATGGGTATTATGGCCGGATTATGTGCCCCCATAACAGATGTTCTTATGAAAAGTCTTGCTCCCGCAGTAAAAGCAGCTGATTTTCTTGCCGGAAAAGATGCTTACGGTATGAACTATATATCCATGTACAGAAAAAAATAA